The genomic window CTCGGCATGCTGCCTTTTCTGGTGGGGCTCAcaggggctgccagccctgcagaggacccaggagagctcttgtccttcctgtggccACAGCTGGACCGCAGTCCTCCAACTCAGTCCTGCCTGAGGGGCGTTATATGGGGGTGACTTTTGGTTTAAGGGCTGACACACGGGGTGGGGAAGGTTCTATCAAGGACACGTGATGGGCACAGGGactgaaggaccacagcaaaatgaCGTGGCTTCTGTGTCAATACTGCCTTCAGTGCAAGCCTTGACACAGGTTCCCAGCCTTCCTTTCCATGCCACCCTTCAGGGGGGACGATGGCACTAAGAGATGGCAAGTGGCGGACACcaatcctcctccagccacttcccaggcctggAGGAGCACTGGGACAAAAAAGGACTTACGGCTCTGCACCATGAGCATGCTTTAGGATACCCAGATTCTGGGTATTATCTTGgagtagctgaacaccagcatttttctctcagaggaaatttccagccctggtgaattcctgtctgatctctccccatccctcccctgaGCTGGcgtggtgctcccagcccctcctctatgctcctcacagggccccaagctggcagtgatgctctgcagagcaagtgggctgtgggaccatggagtgactccacactggctgtgctggtcagggagggaagcggctgcagctgggtgggcagcagtgccactgagctccttgccaggggtctaaagctgtggaaggagctcagagcatttctcatgactcaggatgttttccagcGTATACATTGAACCATCCTTGGGCTTTTAGTGAAGGAGACATGAATCACCCTCCCGTCTCCTTTTTGTgatcttgctgggtccccacagcatcccctggaatggcagagcccttgtttgcttgtggatactGAAATACAGTGCTTTGCCTTTGGGCAACTTcaccttggatggtcccttctTTTGGGAAGCCAACCTGCAAGCACATGATCTCCCTGTAGATGCCCTGTGCACTCCTGGGGACTGCtgtttcccctccagaaagctggacAGCTTCCATTCAGCTCTGCAGCATGTGGGAGAGCACTGGGCAAGAAATTTGGAGCCCATTCCCCATCTCCAGTGGCACTGGGCACCCACAACTGAGAGCTAACTCCACccctcattccccaaaatgtctcccagtgctgcctccccatgagcccactgagaaccaagctcagcaacaggccatggtgagCACAGTTCCTGGAACCtagtcctgacttcagcaaaaagaagagcccagccttcaggagctgccatggggacacaccatttattacagagatgctcctCAGGAAGACAGCTCTGACACCCTAATGACCCATTTCCCAAAGACAGGCACAGCCAGGTCATGCTACTGGAGATGTGGGATGAATACAAATATGCCTGTATGACCATGGTCATCatgggaaaaactggaattaaCCAGTGAGGAGGGATGGGTAGCTTAGTTCTGCTGAAGGTAAAACCATTGAATGAGCTTCATCAGTGCATCTTTGATCTCCTGgatcctcatgctgtagatgagggggttcactgttggaggaaccactgagtacagaacagccaccaccagatccagagatggggaggagagggaggggggcttcaggtaggccaCCATGgtagtgctgataaacagggagaccacagccaggtgagggaggcacgtggaaaaggctttgtgccgtccctgctcagaggggatcctcagcacggccctgaagatctgcacataggacaatacaatgaaaacaaaacacccaagagcaaggataaaactgatgacaagaagcccaacttccctgaggtaggagtgtgagcaggagagcttgaggatctggggcacttcacagaagaactggtccagggcattgccatggcagaggggtatggaaaatgtattggttgtgagcagcacagcatagagaaacccactgccccaggcagctgctgccatgtggacacaagctctgctgcccaggagggtcccgtagtgcaggggttggcagatggcaacgtagcggtcataggccatgacggtgagcagataaaactcagctgacatcaagaagatgaagaaaaagacctgggcagcacatcctgcataggagttgtccctgatgtcccacagaaaattggccatggatttggggacagtggtggagatgcatccaaggtcaagaacagagaggttgaggaggaagaagtacatgggggtgtggaggcggtggtcacaggctatggcggtgatcatgaggccgttgcccaggagggcagccaggtagatgcccaggaagagccagaagtgcaagagctgcagctcccgcgtgtctgcaaatgccaggaggaggaactgggtgatggagctgctgttggacatttgctgcctctAGGCATGGGACGCTGTTGAAGAAGGGAAACGGAGTGAGAAGTTAGGACAgacttttcaaggaagaaaacaagaatctttcatttttccattttctttatattcttgtaGATACTCCTGTCCTACCTGGGCAATCATCTTCAAAGTTAGAAATCCTCAGCATTTATATCATGAGACCTGAGTAGCAAAGTGTTCACTGTCACTCAGTGCAGGCTGTCGGGAGCTGGTCTATCTATCGCTCTTGTTCCCAGACGCCCTGCGCTCGCGTGTGCTGTAGTTGGAGGATGATTGCAGTGGTATGttccccttaaaagaaaatgcaccctgctgagagtagaggAGTCTGGACTCAAAGCTCAGATCTCCAAACTTGTTCCTCTTTCACAGGGCAACTGACAGTGGCCTCAACACTCCCCTTCTAGGCAAGGACACGcagggcacctttcagctgccCACTCTCGTGGCTTCACTTAAgtcagcaactcagcaccacacagccgcctgctcaccctcccccccgccccggtgggatgggggagagaattggaagagcaaaattaagaaaacttgtgggttgagataagaactgtCTAATAAttcggaaaaagaaaaaataatataataatactattaatagtaataaaaaaatataacaaaaaggaaaacaacaaaagagagatataggaataaaacccaggaaaaaaagaagtgatgcaaatgctcaccacccactgaccaattcccagccagtccctgagcagcgaccgctaccccctggccaactccccccggtttatatactgtgcatgatgtcatatggtatggaattgccctttggccagtttggatcaagtatcctggctgtgccccctcccagcttcttgagcacctggcagagcaggggaagatgaaaagtcctcgactggtgtaaacattacttagcaaccactaaaacatcagtgtgctatcaacattattctcatcctaaacccaaaacacagcgctatattagctactaggaagaaaattaactctatcccagccaaaaccaggacgcccacctacagctgctttttaaagaccaTGTCCACAGTCTTAGCACCTCTGGGGCTCCTTTATGGGtgtctcaggtatcacacagatgctgtgagacagctgtgcctggtgtcaagctcacagccaggcagaacactgcagggaaatggtcaagtgttctgcagagaggatctcctttggggagagccaTTCGTTTCACAAGCCCACAGGCCACATTTCCTGGAGCCCCATGGGACAGaagggggctgggacacctcacccccGCACAGACCCCTGCCTAGGAAGCcttgaagggtcagtgtcagaaactcccccaaccccacggagcccaaaggcaggaacaggagcagcacaggagggaaagtgggaaatgaaggagcaGCACCACAATGCTTCTgccaagagaggcaagaagagagacaaaggcacttGAGAACGTCGTCACCGTAACCAGCCGTGCACACAgcctcacatacagccatgctgcacggcagtcacactcggtccctgtgctctgcagagggaaatgggcacttggctggagagaggcacctctcctctgctggagctctggctgcagaggggacggctgatgcctggtgccccacggccatgagggcagagactttgctgggtcagagaggaggcaagggggcttgctcagcggaaggtgaccacactggagggggtgacagggagttttACCAATTCTCCTTCCAGTGATGttactatttttagttttctcttcttcttccctgcccacccctctgcttcttgcaccttttccacctgcttccctgccccacatcgTTTTCCTCACAGCAAATTCTGAGAGACCCCATCCCACCGTCTGTGCACTCAGTTCTGCCCTACAGAACACTCCCCGTGGGAGGGCACTGTCtagggacatctccctgcttgcaggtggtaaagagcaggtcagagaaaccgtgatgttgccagcagaggtgatgctggtgctgcctgtaggctgaggggTAGGTGAAGGCAGTTTATGAGGTTCCCAGCAGACCTTCTGATCACGTAACAGTTCAAAACTCCCAGTCCCTTCTCAGAAGTGGCAGCTCCTTTGCcctttacagccccacagcatgaaattgaagcctaagagaagcaccttcctttccaggtagcccctgcctgcaccttcctcttgaaacatccccttggaaatgccctggggctgatctggagttgtgagcagccctgacccatgcagcaccctcttgacagcagaaggaccctgccctgccctgccggtggtccctccttccacccacagcttctccccacagcactgtggggagctccccgggcaggctgagtgctgaccctggcaggcagcagagaccCTGTCATGGcaaacagcaccctggggtgcagggaccctgctcggagcctggggcagccctgcctgcacacccagcttggcacccctgcagccatccctgggaggagggagccatCATGCCCAGTCC from Mycteria americana isolate JAX WOST 10 ecotype Jacksonville Zoo and Gardens unplaced genomic scaffold, USCA_MyAme_1.0 Scaffold_46, whole genome shotgun sequence includes these protein-coding regions:
- the LOC142403873 gene encoding olfactory receptor 14C36-like, whose protein sequence is MAYDRYVAICQPLHYGTLLGSRACVHMAAAAWGSGFLYAVLLTTNTFSIPLCHGNALDQFFCEVPQILKLSCSHSYLREVGLLVISFILALGCFVFIVLSYVQIFRAVLRIPSEQGRHKAFSTCLPHLAVVSLFISTTMVAYLKPPSLSSPSLDLVVAVLYSVVPPTVNPLIYSMRIQEIKDALMKLIQWFYLQQN